One window from the genome of Microbulbifer sp. ALW1 encodes:
- a CDS encoding family 20 glycosylhydrolase → MKRLPFFASLALSAFIASCADSESPNKTSSIDAPAAARIAANFDVTQEVLTNFQGADEALRAECKKVGGSAAACFTYRISLINKGPAVAAGERDWTLYFHSVRRSLALLNSDAFTLERVNGDLHRLVPTEKFDGIAAGETLELDLLAESWVQFESDFQPRLFVVGADGEAQVIASTDTDDLKDMVLPINKNSPDNWKRAADDDNTLATAASRYQQFTADAEILAETSTAGDSEAWRGRIIPKPASVVLPEGAAVHLEHGISLVAEGVDENTIEALNQRLAQLKLLPQGDAAYPLQLAVVPDAFKDKPAGAYRLEVGPEGAQVTGAEASGAFYGVQSLLALVDLRSNSLPQALVEDAPRFPHRGFFLDVGRNFHSKNVVLKLLDQMAAYKLNRFHFHLSDDEGWRLEIPGLPELTDIGSQRCFDLEENRCLLPQLGSGPKADNFGSGYFSVDDYVEILRYAAARHIEVVPEFDMPAHARSAVVAMEARYRKLKDSDPAAAEAYRLIDPQDDTQYLSVQFYDDSYINPCVDSTYHFVGKLIREVKAMHDTAGHPLKSWHFGGDEAVNILASDSFEVGPGQNPEKGDVVADKRNKPWSNSPQCQKLIADGEVKSIDELGELYAKRVSQMVADAGIPTMAAWNDGVKKIESAEEELATEHNYVNSWAPLFWGGGDESAHFAETGFDLVQSHSDYLYFDMPQEVDPKERGYYWASRYTDTRKTFSYAPLNTAQLAEVYPNRDGKSWTATSPEAEFAGSVRGIQGQLWSEVVRTDEAVEYQVFPRLLALAERAWHQASWELPLKAGQTFSGETTFVDQRALARDWQDFSAALGNKELLKLDRAGIGYRVPVPGAVAQSEGIQTALPYPGLPLEYFDGAQWAPFTDEVAPESVVSLRARSADGQRAGRAVEIAPAGVLGAR, encoded by the coding sequence ATGAAACGGCTTCCCTTCTTTGCCAGCCTGGCACTGTCGGCTTTCATTGCCTCCTGCGCTGATTCCGAGTCCCCAAACAAGACTTCCTCCATCGACGCTCCGGCGGCTGCGCGCATTGCGGCCAATTTCGATGTCACTCAGGAAGTGCTCACCAACTTCCAGGGGGCCGATGAGGCACTGCGTGCCGAGTGCAAGAAGGTGGGTGGCAGCGCTGCAGCCTGTTTTACCTATCGCATCAGCCTGATCAACAAAGGCCCGGCGGTGGCTGCCGGGGAGCGGGACTGGACACTCTATTTCCACTCGGTGCGCCGTTCGCTGGCACTGTTGAACAGTGATGCTTTCACCCTGGAGCGGGTCAATGGCGACCTGCACCGGCTGGTTCCCACCGAGAAGTTTGATGGTATTGCCGCCGGGGAGACTCTGGAGCTGGATTTGCTGGCTGAGAGCTGGGTGCAATTTGAGTCGGACTTCCAGCCGCGCCTGTTTGTCGTTGGCGCCGACGGCGAGGCCCAGGTTATCGCCTCGACGGATACCGACGACCTGAAAGACATGGTGCTGCCGATCAATAAGAACAGCCCGGATAACTGGAAGCGGGCTGCGGATGATGACAACACGCTCGCCACCGCTGCCAGCCGTTACCAGCAGTTTACTGCCGATGCGGAAATACTTGCCGAAACCTCCACCGCGGGAGATTCGGAAGCGTGGCGCGGCCGGATTATTCCCAAGCCGGCGTCGGTTGTTCTCCCGGAGGGAGCTGCAGTGCACCTAGAACACGGCATATCGCTGGTGGCAGAGGGGGTGGATGAGAACACGATCGAAGCACTGAACCAGCGCCTGGCGCAGCTAAAGTTGTTGCCGCAAGGCGACGCGGCCTACCCGTTGCAGCTGGCGGTGGTGCCCGACGCGTTTAAAGACAAACCCGCAGGCGCCTACCGCCTTGAGGTGGGACCGGAGGGTGCCCAAGTTACTGGGGCAGAAGCCAGCGGTGCTTTCTACGGCGTACAGTCACTGCTGGCCCTGGTGGACCTCCGCAGCAACAGCCTGCCACAGGCGTTGGTGGAAGATGCGCCACGTTTCCCCCACCGCGGTTTTTTCCTCGATGTGGGCCGCAACTTCCATAGCAAGAACGTGGTGCTGAAGCTGCTGGATCAGATGGCGGCCTACAAGCTCAACCGGTTCCATTTCCATCTCTCGGACGACGAGGGCTGGCGCCTGGAAATCCCCGGGCTGCCGGAACTGACCGATATCGGCAGCCAGCGCTGCTTCGATCTGGAAGAGAACCGCTGTCTGCTGCCGCAATTGGGCTCTGGCCCCAAGGCGGATAATTTCGGTAGTGGTTACTTCAGCGTCGACGACTATGTGGAAATCCTGCGCTACGCCGCCGCGCGACACATCGAAGTGGTACCGGAATTCGATATGCCCGCCCACGCCCGCTCTGCAGTGGTGGCGATGGAAGCGCGCTATCGCAAGCTGAAGGATTCTGACCCGGCTGCCGCGGAGGCCTATCGCCTGATCGATCCGCAGGACGACACCCAGTATCTGTCGGTACAGTTTTACGACGACAGCTATATCAACCCCTGTGTAGATTCGACCTACCACTTTGTTGGCAAGCTGATCCGCGAAGTAAAAGCCATGCACGACACCGCCGGCCACCCACTGAAAAGCTGGCACTTCGGCGGTGACGAGGCGGTGAACATTCTCGCCTCGGATTCGTTCGAGGTAGGCCCCGGCCAGAATCCGGAAAAAGGGGATGTGGTTGCGGACAAACGCAACAAGCCGTGGAGCAATTCGCCCCAGTGCCAGAAGCTGATTGCCGATGGCGAGGTGAAATCCATTGATGAACTGGGTGAACTCTACGCCAAGCGCGTGAGCCAGATGGTGGCCGATGCCGGTATTCCCACCATGGCGGCCTGGAACGATGGCGTGAAGAAAATTGAAAGCGCCGAGGAAGAGCTGGCCACCGAGCACAACTATGTGAACTCCTGGGCGCCACTGTTCTGGGGTGGTGGTGACGAGAGTGCGCATTTCGCGGAAACCGGGTTTGACCTGGTGCAGTCCCACTCGGACTACCTCTACTTCGACATGCCGCAGGAAGTGGATCCGAAAGAGCGTGGCTATTACTGGGCGTCCCGCTACACCGATACCCGCAAGACGTTCAGCTACGCGCCGTTGAATACCGCGCAGTTGGCTGAGGTTTACCCGAACCGCGATGGCAAAAGCTGGACCGCTACCTCACCGGAGGCTGAGTTCGCCGGCAGTGTGCGCGGTATCCAGGGACAGTTGTGGAGTGAGGTGGTGCGCACCGATGAAGCGGTGGAATATCAGGTGTTCCCGCGCCTGTTGGCATTGGCGGAACGCGCCTGGCATCAGGCCTCCTGGGAGCTGCCGCTCAAAGCGGGGCAGACCTTCTCCGGGGAAACCACCTTCGTCGACCAGCGCGCGCTGGCCCGCGATTGGCAGGACTTCTCCGCTGCGCTGGGCAACAAAGAGTTGCTGAAACTGGATCGCGCTGGCATTGGCTACCGGGTACCGGTGCCAGGTGCGGTAGCGCAAAGTGAAGGTATCCAGACGGCGTTGCCTTACCCTGGGCTGCCGCTGGAATATTTTGATGGCGCGCAGTGGGCACCTTTCACCGACGAAGTTGCGCCGGAGTC
- a CDS encoding RDD family protein yields the protein MSDIVNTPKQFDHLPYAGVLPRLLSLIYDALIIAGLWMVYGFLAMLLVSTFGGLQCQPEYIDYTPCVGGPLYQLGLLLVTAGYFFWSWRVAGQTIGMRAWRLMVANRNGVQLSWYQCFIRALVGPVSLGCLGLGFFWGYFRADRASWHDLASDSEVRQLPKKKKAKKL from the coding sequence GTGTCCGACATAGTTAACACCCCCAAGCAGTTCGATCATCTCCCCTACGCCGGCGTCTTGCCACGGTTACTGTCTCTCATCTATGACGCGCTGATCATTGCCGGGCTCTGGATGGTGTATGGCTTTCTCGCCATGTTGCTGGTCTCCACCTTTGGCGGCCTGCAATGCCAACCCGAGTATATCGACTACACCCCCTGTGTTGGCGGCCCCCTGTATCAGCTGGGGCTTCTGCTGGTCACCGCTGGCTATTTTTTCTGGTCCTGGCGGGTTGCCGGGCAGACCATTGGTATGCGCGCCTGGCGCCTGATGGTGGCAAACCGAAACGGTGTGCAATTGAGCTGGTACCAGTGTTTTATACGCGCCCTGGTGGGCCCGGTGTCATTGGGTTGCCTGGGGCTGGGGTTCTTTTGGGGGTATTTCCGCGCCGACCGCGCCAGCTGGCACGATCTCGCTTCAGACTCGGAAGTAAGGCAGCTGCCGAAGAAAAAGAAAGCTAAAAAGCTCTGA
- the lptG gene encoding LPS export ABC transporter permease LptG, protein MSLLDRYIARTVTLAILAVLLVILGLDIIFAVVDELGDLGGDYKLSNLLEYVMWTLPDRVYSQLGFSALVGCMVGLGTLAGTSELTVMRASGISIARIAWAVMKPVLALIVVGMLLAELVIPVTNQTAESRKAIAQGELENSGLEQGLWFFEDGEFVHFNAALPGGTLFGITRYRFDENRQLQQVEFSERAHFSDGRWELQNSRQTRLTPERASSSQAERSQWNSDMSPDLFSLVVPVPSDLSPRNLWSYGRFLDRKGEDSARYWLAFWKKVLQPLTIAGLVMMALSFIFGPLREVTTGLRVFTGVIVGIVFQTLQDMLGPSSVVFGFPPFVAVIVPILASFLLGWLLLKRAR, encoded by the coding sequence ATGTCACTGCTTGATCGGTATATTGCGCGCACCGTCACTCTTGCGATCCTCGCCGTGCTACTGGTGATCCTGGGGCTGGACATCATCTTCGCTGTTGTCGATGAACTCGGCGATTTGGGGGGCGATTACAAGCTCTCCAATTTGCTCGAATACGTGATGTGGACCTTGCCTGACCGGGTATACAGCCAGCTGGGCTTTTCGGCGCTGGTGGGGTGCATGGTCGGACTGGGCACCCTGGCGGGTACCAGTGAGCTGACGGTTATGCGTGCGTCCGGGATCTCCATTGCGCGCATTGCCTGGGCGGTGATGAAGCCGGTGTTAGCGCTGATTGTTGTGGGAATGCTGTTGGCGGAGCTGGTGATACCTGTGACAAACCAGACCGCCGAGAGCCGCAAGGCAATTGCGCAGGGCGAGCTGGAAAACTCAGGGCTGGAGCAGGGGCTCTGGTTTTTTGAGGACGGAGAGTTTGTGCACTTCAATGCCGCACTGCCCGGCGGTACTCTGTTTGGGATAACCCGGTATCGATTTGATGAGAACCGCCAGCTACAGCAGGTGGAGTTCTCCGAACGCGCGCACTTCAGTGACGGTCGGTGGGAGTTACAGAACAGCCGCCAGACTCGGTTAACCCCGGAGCGGGCGAGTAGCAGCCAAGCCGAGCGCTCACAGTGGAACTCCGATATGTCGCCGGACCTGTTCTCTCTGGTGGTGCCTGTGCCATCCGACCTGTCGCCGCGTAACCTCTGGTCTTATGGCCGCTTCCTCGACCGCAAAGGCGAAGATTCGGCCCGTTACTGGCTGGCGTTCTGGAAGAAGGTATTGCAGCCGTTGACCATTGCCGGTCTTGTGATGATGGCGCTGTCGTTTATTTTCGGCCCCCTCCGCGAGGTGACGACCGGATTGCGGGTGTTTACTGGGGTGATCGTGGGGATCGTATTCCAGACGCTGCAGGATATGCTCGGGCCGTCTTCCGTGGTGTTCGGTTTCCCGCCGTTTGTTGCGGTAATCGTGCCTATCCTTGCCAGCTTCCTGCTGGGCTGGTTGCTGTTGAAGCGGGCGCGTTAA
- the lptF gene encoding LPS export ABC transporter permease LptF, which translates to MIIFRYLCRELLGATLAVSAVLLLMVMSGRFVKYLAEAAAGDLSASILFALMGYRLPGFLELVIPLGFFVGVLLAYGRLYIESEMTVLHACGFSERQLLRYTLMPALLVAAFVAAMSLYLTPTGIERTSHLLTADKTRNEFDHLVPKKFVSTEGDRAVYYADGLSGDKSTMHNVFLAELGNSRGETETDHQIVTVAREGVQQIDPETGLRYLVLRDGYRYEGVPGQSDYRQMAFSSYEVLLEVPRLRIKASERLQSMSTADLWKSEDPRERVNLHWRLSLPVLVLIVAILAVPLSRTNPRQGRYAKMIPAVLLYIVYLVALQGVRGAIEDGKIEQAWAIWLVHPPFLILGLLLLGGRDRKPRKRTKTPTSGRGDGRGNGGAADVTA; encoded by the coding sequence GTGATTATTTTCCGCTACCTCTGCCGCGAACTGCTGGGAGCAACCCTGGCTGTCAGTGCTGTGCTGTTGCTAATGGTGATGAGTGGCCGCTTTGTGAAGTATCTTGCCGAGGCAGCGGCGGGCGACCTCTCGGCAAGCATCCTGTTTGCGCTGATGGGTTACCGCTTGCCGGGGTTCCTCGAGCTGGTGATTCCCCTTGGTTTTTTTGTGGGTGTTTTGCTGGCCTACGGGCGCCTGTACATCGAAAGTGAAATGACGGTGTTGCACGCCTGTGGTTTCAGTGAGCGTCAGCTGTTGCGCTATACCCTGATGCCGGCGTTACTGGTCGCTGCGTTTGTCGCGGCGATGAGCCTGTACCTGACCCCCACCGGTATCGAGCGCACCTCCCACCTGCTGACCGCAGACAAGACCCGTAACGAGTTCGATCACCTGGTGCCGAAGAAATTTGTGTCTACCGAGGGCGACCGGGCGGTGTATTACGCAGACGGGCTAAGCGGCGACAAGTCCACGATGCACAATGTTTTTCTGGCGGAGCTGGGGAATTCCCGCGGCGAGACGGAAACAGACCACCAGATTGTTACTGTAGCTAGGGAAGGGGTGCAGCAGATCGACCCGGAAACGGGCCTGCGGTACCTGGTATTGCGCGACGGTTATCGCTACGAAGGTGTTCCCGGGCAGAGCGACTACCGGCAGATGGCCTTTTCCAGTTACGAGGTACTGCTTGAAGTGCCACGCTTGCGCATCAAGGCCAGTGAGCGGCTGCAGTCCATGTCCACCGCAGACCTGTGGAAGAGCGAAGACCCGCGCGAGCGGGTGAACCTGCATTGGCGCCTTTCTCTGCCAGTGCTGGTCCTCATCGTCGCGATTCTGGCGGTGCCCCTCAGTCGCACCAATCCTCGCCAGGGGCGCTACGCCAAGATGATTCCCGCAGTGCTGCTGTACATCGTTTACCTGGTGGCATTGCAAGGGGTGCGCGGCGCTATTGAAGACGGCAAAATCGAACAGGCCTGGGCTATTTGGCTGGTGCACCCGCCGTTCCTGATTCTGGGACTGCTGTTATTGGGCGGCCGTGACAGAAAGCCGCGCAAGCGGACTAAGACGCCAACTTCCGGTCGTGGAGATGGTCGTGGAAATGGAGGTGCGGCCGATGTCACTGCTTGA
- a CDS encoding leucyl aminopeptidase, with the protein MQFTAKVTDISKQRTACAIIAVDNKNRFTDSGNALDKASNGSLAKLLKRGDLGSAAGSTLMVPLLEGGAERALLVRSGKTPISKAEFRKLADASAKAVTAQKEATSYLAEVSVSDADANWQANQLALAAGLAAYKFTRCLSEAKPYPLAKFTVHASDKKQLKEVQKGVDIGSAQGLGSNIARELGNLPGNICTPSYLAAEAKALAKKHTKLTTTVLDNKKMESLGMGAFMSVAKGSDEPAAMIAMNYKGGKTGQKPIVLVGKGITFDTGGISLKPGMQMDEMKFDMCGAASVFGVMNALVEMNAPVNVVGVVAAAENMPSGRASKPGDIVTSMSGKTIEILNTDAEGRLVLCDALTWAGKFKPSVVIDIATLTGACVIALGHHATGLYANQDKLAEELINAGETTGDRAWRMPLWDEYQPMLNSNFADLQNIGGREAGSVTAACFLARFAEDYNWAHLDIAGSAWKSGAAKGATGRPVPLLLQYILNKK; encoded by the coding sequence ATGCAGTTTACCGCCAAGGTCACCGACATCAGCAAACAGCGCACTGCCTGCGCCATAATCGCCGTCGACAACAAAAACCGCTTTACCGACAGCGGCAATGCCCTCGACAAGGCGAGCAACGGCAGCCTGGCCAAATTGCTCAAGCGCGGCGACCTCGGCAGCGCGGCGGGCAGCACCCTGATGGTGCCGCTTCTGGAAGGCGGCGCCGAGCGCGCCCTGCTGGTGCGCTCTGGCAAAACCCCGATCAGCAAGGCGGAGTTCCGCAAACTCGCCGATGCCAGCGCCAAAGCCGTAACCGCCCAGAAAGAAGCCACCAGCTACCTTGCCGAAGTTTCCGTCAGCGATGCCGACGCCAACTGGCAGGCCAACCAACTGGCACTGGCCGCCGGTCTCGCCGCCTACAAGTTCACCCGATGCCTCAGTGAAGCCAAACCCTACCCGCTGGCGAAATTCACTGTGCATGCCAGCGACAAGAAGCAGCTGAAAGAAGTGCAGAAAGGCGTCGATATCGGCAGTGCCCAGGGCCTTGGCAGCAACATTGCCCGCGAACTCGGCAACCTCCCAGGCAATATCTGTACCCCCAGTTACCTAGCGGCAGAAGCCAAGGCGCTGGCGAAAAAACATACCAAGCTGACCACTACAGTGCTCGACAACAAAAAAATGGAATCTCTCGGCATGGGCGCCTTCATGAGCGTCGCCAAGGGTAGTGACGAGCCGGCGGCGATGATCGCCATGAACTACAAGGGCGGCAAAACGGGCCAGAAGCCCATCGTCCTCGTGGGCAAGGGCATTACCTTCGATACCGGCGGCATCAGCCTCAAGCCCGGTATGCAGATGGATGAAATGAAATTCGACATGTGTGGCGCCGCCAGTGTCTTCGGGGTGATGAATGCCCTGGTGGAGATGAACGCACCAGTGAACGTTGTCGGCGTAGTTGCCGCAGCGGAAAACATGCCCAGCGGCCGCGCCAGTAAGCCAGGCGACATCGTCACCTCCATGTCTGGCAAGACCATCGAGATCCTGAATACCGATGCCGAAGGCCGCCTGGTGCTCTGCGACGCCCTCACCTGGGCCGGCAAGTTCAAGCCCAGCGTGGTTATCGACATCGCCACCCTCACCGGCGCCTGTGTAATCGCCCTCGGCCACCACGCCACTGGCCTTTACGCCAACCAAGACAAACTGGCGGAAGAACTGATCAATGCTGGCGAAACCACCGGTGACCGCGCCTGGCGCATGCCGCTGTGGGATGAGTACCAGCCGATGCTGAACTCCAACTTCGCCGACCTACAGAATATCGGCGGCCGCGAAGCCGGCTCCGTCACCGCCGCCTGTTTCCTGGCGCGCTTCGCCGAAGACTACAACTGGGCGCACCTGGATATCGCTGGCAGCGCGTGGAAGTCCGGCGCCGCCAAAGGTGCAACCGGACGCCCGGTACCGCTGCTGCTGCAATACATTCTGAATAAAAAATAA
- a CDS encoding DNA polymerase III subunit chi gives MTRIDFYVLPSENPGEIDNFACRLAEKAFRNGLRVLIAVDTPEQAQKFDDLLWDFREDSFLPHAPQNADQQAAIEINSGEDPGQHHGLLINLCADIPTWFSQFDRLAEIVCQHPDSLARSRTRYSHFRDRGYPLQSHKIPN, from the coding sequence ATGACCCGAATAGACTTCTACGTCCTCCCTTCTGAAAACCCGGGAGAAATCGACAACTTCGCCTGCCGCCTTGCCGAGAAAGCCTTCCGCAACGGCCTGCGGGTACTGATTGCCGTGGATACGCCCGAACAGGCACAAAAATTCGATGACCTGCTGTGGGACTTCCGGGAAGACAGCTTCCTGCCCCACGCTCCGCAAAACGCCGACCAGCAGGCCGCCATCGAAATCAACAGCGGCGAAGACCCCGGCCAACACCACGGCCTCCTCATCAACCTCTGTGCCGACATACCCACCTGGTTCAGCCAGTTCGACCGCCTCGCGGAAATCGTCTGCCAGCATCCGGACTCCCTCGCCCGCTCCAGAACGCGATACAGTCACTTTCGCGACAGGGGATATCCGTTACAATCCCATAAAATTCCCAACTAA
- a CDS encoding valine--tRNA ligase produces MDKTYQPNAIEQQWYKTWEDNGYFKPSGDTAADPYCIMIPPPNVTGSLHMGHGFQESIMDALIRYHRMKGDNTLWQVGTDHAGIATQMVVERLLSAEGKNRHELGRDKFIEKVWEWKEESGGNITRQLRRLGASPDWSRERFTMDDGFYKAVQEVFIRLYEDDLIYRGKRLVNWDPKLHTAISDLEVLNEEEQGHLWHFRYPLSDGSGHLVVATTRPETMLGDTAVAVHPEDERYKHLIGKTIKLPLTDREIPIIADDYVDLEFGTGCVKITPAHDFNDYEMGQRHNLEMINILDADANLNDNVPEKYRGMERFAARKQIVDDLDDLGLLEKIDPHTLKVPRGDRSGVVIEPWLTDQWYVKTQPLADEAIKVVEDGRVEFVPKNYENMYFSWMRDIQDWCISRQLWWGHRIPAWYDNDGKVYVGRSEEEVRQKHNLGDIELRQDDDVLDTWFSSGLWTFGTLGWPEETPELAAFHPTSVLVTGFDIIFFWVARMMMLTLYFKKEVPFKTVYVHGLVRDGQGQKMSKSKGNVLDPIDLIDGIDLESLVAKRTSGMMVPHLREKIEKQTRKEFPEGLAAYGTDALRYTYYSLASTGRDIKFDVGRIEGFRNFCNKIWNASRYVLQNCDGHDCGQDGSEDFELSIADRWIISLLQRTELTVKEAIDNYRFDLASQALYDFVWGEYCSWYLELSKPVLWDDNASDAVKKGTRRTLIRVLETILRLAHPLMPYITEEIWQRVKGLAGASGDTIMLQPYPEANQHRIDDNAEAAIAWLKGVIEGVRNIRGEMNISPAKKIPLILRNGSEQDQDLLNQTRSLLTKLASLESIDWLEKGTDAPASSTSLVGELELLVPMAGLIDVEAESARLQKEIDKLGKELGRVSGKLNNPKFVDKAPQEVVDKEKAKLAEMESARARFEQQLESLKNL; encoded by the coding sequence ATGGACAAGACATACCAGCCCAACGCCATCGAACAACAGTGGTACAAAACCTGGGAAGACAACGGCTACTTCAAGCCCTCCGGCGATACCGCCGCCGATCCCTACTGCATCATGATTCCGCCGCCGAACGTCACCGGCAGCCTGCACATGGGCCACGGTTTCCAGGAGTCCATCATGGATGCCCTGATCCGCTACCACCGCATGAAGGGCGACAACACCCTGTGGCAAGTAGGTACCGACCACGCCGGTATCGCTACCCAAATGGTGGTGGAGCGTCTGCTGAGCGCAGAAGGCAAGAACCGCCACGAACTGGGTCGCGACAAGTTCATCGAGAAAGTGTGGGAATGGAAGGAAGAGTCCGGCGGCAATATCACCCGCCAGCTGCGCCGCCTCGGCGCCAGCCCGGACTGGTCGCGCGAGCGCTTCACCATGGACGACGGCTTCTACAAGGCGGTGCAGGAAGTCTTCATCCGCCTTTACGAAGACGACCTGATCTACCGCGGCAAGCGCCTGGTGAACTGGGACCCGAAACTGCACACCGCAATTTCCGACCTGGAAGTACTGAACGAGGAAGAACAGGGCCACCTGTGGCACTTCCGCTATCCACTGTCTGACGGCTCCGGCCATCTCGTGGTTGCCACCACCCGCCCGGAAACCATGCTCGGCGACACCGCCGTGGCGGTGCATCCGGAAGACGAGCGCTATAAGCACCTGATCGGCAAGACCATCAAACTGCCGCTCACCGACCGCGAGATCCCGATCATCGCCGACGACTATGTCGACCTGGAGTTCGGTACCGGTTGTGTGAAGATCACCCCGGCCCACGATTTCAACGACTACGAAATGGGCCAGCGCCACAACCTCGAGATGATAAACATCCTCGATGCAGACGCCAATCTGAACGACAACGTGCCGGAGAAGTACCGCGGCATGGAACGCTTTGCCGCGCGCAAGCAGATTGTCGACGACCTGGATGATCTCGGCCTGCTGGAAAAAATCGACCCGCACACGTTGAAAGTACCCCGCGGTGACCGCAGTGGTGTCGTGATCGAGCCGTGGCTCACCGACCAGTGGTACGTGAAAACCCAGCCGCTGGCAGACGAAGCCATCAAGGTGGTGGAAGACGGCCGCGTGGAATTCGTGCCGAAAAACTACGAGAACATGTACTTTTCCTGGATGCGCGACATCCAGGACTGGTGTATCTCCCGCCAGCTGTGGTGGGGCCACCGCATCCCGGCCTGGTACGACAACGACGGCAAGGTCTACGTCGGTCGCAGCGAGGAAGAAGTACGCCAGAAGCACAATTTGGGCGATATCGAACTGCGCCAGGACGACGACGTACTCGACACCTGGTTCTCCTCCGGCCTGTGGACCTTCGGCACACTGGGCTGGCCGGAAGAAACCCCGGAGCTGGCGGCGTTCCACCCGACCTCCGTGCTGGTCACCGGCTTCGACATTATCTTCTTCTGGGTCGCACGCATGATGATGCTGACCCTCTACTTCAAGAAAGAAGTGCCGTTCAAAACCGTCTACGTACACGGCCTGGTGCGCGACGGTCAGGGCCAGAAGATGTCCAAGTCCAAGGGCAATGTGCTGGACCCCATCGACCTGATCGACGGCATTGACCTCGAGAGCCTGGTAGCCAAGCGCACCTCGGGCATGATGGTGCCGCACCTGCGCGAGAAGATCGAGAAGCAGACCCGCAAAGAATTCCCGGAAGGCCTCGCCGCCTACGGCACCGATGCCCTGCGCTACACCTATTACTCGCTGGCCTCTACCGGTCGCGACATCAAGTTCGATGTGGGTCGTATCGAAGGCTTCCGAAACTTCTGCAACAAGATCTGGAACGCCTCCCGCTACGTGCTGCAGAACTGCGACGGTCACGATTGCGGCCAGGATGGCAGCGAAGATTTTGAGCTGAGCATCGCCGATCGCTGGATCATTTCCCTGCTGCAGCGCACCGAGCTGACCGTAAAGGAAGCAATCGATAATTATCGATTCGACCTGGCCTCCCAGGCACTGTACGACTTTGTATGGGGCGAGTACTGCAGCTGGTACCTGGAACTGTCCAAGCCGGTGCTGTGGGACGACAACGCCTCGGATGCGGTGAAGAAAGGCACCCGCCGCACCCTGATCCGCGTGCTGGAAACCATTCTGCGCCTGGCACACCCGCTGATGCCGTACATCACCGAAGAGATCTGGCAGCGCGTGAAAGGTCTCGCCGGCGCGAGCGGCGACACCATCATGTTGCAGCCCTACCCGGAAGCCAACCAGCACCGCATCGACGACAATGCCGAAGCGGCGATTGCCTGGCTGAAAGGCGTCATCGAAGGCGTGCGTAATATTCGCGGTGAAATGAATATTTCCCCGGCGAAGAAAATCCCGCTGATCCTGCGCAACGGTTCCGAGCAGGACCAGGACCTGCTGAACCAGACGCGCAGCCTGCTCACCAAACTGGCGAGCCTGGAGTCCATCGACTGGCTGGAAAAAGGTACCGATGCGCCAGCCTCCTCCACCTCCCTGGTCGGCGAGCTGGAACTGCTGGTGCCGATGGCAGGCCTGATCGACGTAGAAGCGGAAAGCGCGCGTCTGCAGAAGGAGATCGACAAACTGGGTAAAGAGCTAGGCCGCGTATCCGGCAAGCTCAACAACCCCAAATTTGTCGACAAGGCCCCGCAGGAAGTTGTGGACAAAGAGAAGGCCAAGCTGGCAGAAATGGAAAGCGCCCGCGCCCGTTTCGAGCAGCAGCTGGAATCTCTGAAAAACCTGTAA